Proteins found in one Bacillus subtilis subsp. subtilis str. 168 genomic segment:
- the rocE gene encoding arginine/ornithine/gamma-aminobutyrate permease (Evidence 1a: Function from experimental evidences in the studied strain; PubMedId: 7540694, 10648515, 15849754, 16850406, 22720735; Product type t : transporter), whose amino-acid sequence MNTNQDNGNQLQRTMKSRHLFMISLGGVIGTGFFLGTGFTINQAGPLGAVLSYLVGGFIMFLTMLCLGELAVAFPVSGSFQTYATKFISPAFGFAFGWLYWLGWAVTCAIEFLSAGQLMQRWFPHIDVWIWCLVFAALMFILNAITTKAFAESEFWFSGIKILIILLFIILGGAAMFGLIDLKGGEQAPFLTHFYEDGLFPNGIKAMLITMITVNFAFQGTELIGVAAGESEDPEKTIPRSIKQTVWRTLVFFVLSIIVIAGMIPWKQAGVVESPFVAVFEQIGIPYAADIMNFVILIALLSVANSGLYASTRILYAMANEGQAFKALGKTNQRGVPMYSLIVTMAVACLSLLTKFAQAETVYMVLLSLAGMSAQVGWITISLSQIMFRRKYIREGGKIEDLKFKTPLYPVLPLIGLTLNTVVLISLAFDPEQRIALYCGVPFMIICYIIYHVVIKKRQQANRQLEL is encoded by the coding sequence GTGAATACAAACCAAGATAACGGAAATCAGCTCCAGCGGACAATGAAATCACGCCATTTGTTCATGATTTCATTGGGCGGAGTGATCGGAACCGGTTTCTTCCTTGGAACCGGGTTTACCATTAACCAAGCGGGACCGCTCGGCGCGGTTCTGTCCTATTTAGTGGGCGGCTTTATCATGTTTTTGACCATGCTCTGCTTAGGAGAGCTGGCAGTCGCCTTTCCTGTGTCGGGGTCCTTCCAGACCTATGCCACGAAATTTATCAGCCCGGCCTTCGGGTTTGCGTTCGGCTGGCTGTACTGGCTCGGCTGGGCGGTTACATGCGCCATTGAATTTTTATCAGCGGGGCAGCTGATGCAACGCTGGTTTCCGCATATAGACGTGTGGATCTGGTGTCTGGTCTTTGCGGCACTGATGTTTATTTTAAATGCGATCACCACAAAAGCCTTTGCGGAATCTGAATTCTGGTTCTCAGGCATTAAAATTTTGATTATCCTTTTATTTATTATTCTCGGCGGAGCTGCCATGTTTGGCCTGATTGATCTGAAGGGCGGAGAGCAGGCGCCGTTTTTGACACATTTTTATGAAGACGGGTTATTTCCGAACGGCATAAAGGCAATGCTGATTACGATGATTACTGTGAACTTTGCGTTTCAGGGGACTGAGCTGATCGGGGTTGCAGCCGGAGAAAGTGAAGACCCTGAAAAAACGATTCCGCGGTCCATCAAACAGACAGTATGGAGAACGCTTGTGTTCTTTGTGCTTTCAATCATTGTCATTGCCGGCATGATTCCGTGGAAACAGGCGGGTGTCGTGGAAAGTCCATTTGTTGCCGTATTTGAGCAAATCGGAATCCCATATGCAGCTGATATCATGAACTTTGTTATTTTAATCGCACTGTTATCTGTTGCGAACTCAGGTTTATACGCATCAACACGTATTCTGTACGCGATGGCGAATGAAGGACAAGCCTTCAAAGCGCTTGGCAAAACAAATCAGCGCGGTGTACCGATGTACTCGTTAATCGTAACGATGGCTGTGGCCTGCCTATCACTTCTGACAAAGTTTGCGCAGGCTGAAACCGTATATATGGTACTGTTATCTTTGGCGGGCATGAGCGCGCAGGTCGGCTGGATTACGATCTCGCTTTCCCAAATCATGTTCAGACGCAAATATATCCGTGAGGGCGGGAAGATAGAAGATTTGAAATTTAAAACACCGCTGTACCCGGTGCTTCCGCTGATCGGCCTAACGTTAAATACGGTCGTGCTCATCAGTCTTGCATTTGATCCGGAGCAGCGTATCGCGCTGTATTGCGGCGTACCGTTTATGATCATTTGCTACATCATTTATCATGTCGTCATTAAAAAACGCCAGCAGGCAAATCGTCAGCTAGAGCTTTAA
- the rocD gene encoding ornithine aminotransferase (Evidence 1a: Function from experimental evidences in the studied strain; PubMedId: 7540694, 9383188, 22720735, 23869754; Product type e: enzyme), with protein MTALSKSKEIIDQTSHYGANNYHPLPIVISEALGAWVKDPEGNEYMDMLSAYSAVNQGHRHPKIIQALKDQADKITLTSRAFHNDQLGPFYEKTAKLTGKEMILPMNTGAEAVESAVKAARRWAYEVKGVADNQAEIIACVGNFHGRTMLAVSLSSEEEYKRGFGPMLPGIKLIPYGDVEALRQAITPNTAAFLFEPIQGEAGIVIPPEGFLQEAAAICKEENVLFIADEIQTGLGRTGKTFACDWDGIVPDMYILGKALGGGVFPISCIAADREILGVFNPGSHGSTFGGNPLACAVSIASLEVLEDEKLADRSLELGEYFKSELESIDSPVIKEVRGRGLFIGVELTEAARPYCERLKEEGLLCKETHDTVIRFAPPLIISKEDLDWAIEKIKHVLRNA; from the coding sequence ATGACAGCTTTATCTAAATCCAAAGAAATTATTGATCAGACGTCTCATTACGGAGCCAACAATTATCACCCGCTCCCGATTGTTATTTCTGAAGCGCTGGGTGCTTGGGTAAAGGACCCGGAAGGCAATGAATATATGGATATGCTGAGTGCTTACTCTGCGGTAAACCAGGGGCACAGACACCCGAAAATCATTCAGGCATTAAAGGATCAGGCTGATAAAATCACCCTCACGTCACGCGCGTTTCATAACGATCAGCTTGGGCCGTTTTACGAAAAAACAGCTAAACTGACAGGCAAAGAGATGATTCTGCCGATGAATACAGGAGCCGAAGCGGTTGAATCCGCGGTGAAAGCGGCGAGACGCTGGGCGTATGAAGTGAAGGGCGTAGCTGACAATCAAGCGGAAATTATCGCATGTGTCGGGAACTTCCACGGCCGCACGATGCTGGCGGTATCTCTTTCTTCTGAAGAGGAATATAAACGAGGATTCGGCCCGATGCTTCCAGGAATCAAACTCATTCCTTACGGCGATGTGGAAGCGCTTCGACAGGCCATTACGCCGAATACAGCGGCATTCTTGTTTGAACCGATTCAAGGCGAAGCGGGCATTGTGATTCCGCCTGAAGGATTTTTACAGGAAGCGGCGGCGATTTGTAAGGAAGAGAATGTCTTGTTTATTGCGGATGAAATTCAGACGGGTCTCGGACGTACAGGCAAGACGTTTGCCTGTGACTGGGACGGCATTGTTCCGGATATGTATATCTTGGGCAAAGCGCTTGGCGGCGGTGTGTTCCCGATCTCTTGCATTGCGGCGGACCGCGAGATCCTAGGCGTGTTTAACCCTGGCTCACACGGCTCAACATTTGGTGGAAACCCGCTTGCATGTGCAGTGTCTATCGCTTCATTAGAAGTGCTGGAGGATGAAAAGCTGGCGGATCGTTCTCTTGAACTTGGTGAATACTTTAAAAGCGAGCTTGAGAGTATTGACAGCCCTGTCATTAAAGAAGTCCGCGGCAGAGGGCTGTTTATCGGTGTGGAATTGACTGAAGCGGCACGTCCGTATTGTGAGCGTTTGAAGGAAGAGGGACTTTTATGCAAGGAAACGCATGATACAGTCATTCGTTTTGCACCGCCATTAATCATTTCCAAAGAGGACTTGGATTGGGCGATAGAGAAAATTAAGCACGTGCTGCGAAACGCATAA
- a CDS encoding hypothetical protein (Evidence 5: Unknown function) codes for MPGCFDMQKKLNRGHARSVEKGYIEYEEKYKMDVTRETANGS; via the coding sequence TTGCCAGGCTGTTTTGATATGCAAAAAAAACTGAACAGGGGTCACGCCCGTTCAGTTGAAAAAGGATATATCGAATATGAAGAAAAATACAAGATGGATGTTACACGTGAAACAGCAAATGGCAGTTAG
- the htrC gene encoding sporulation membrane serine protease (Evidence 1a: Function from experimental evidences in the studied strain; PubMedId: 10692364, 11133960, 16030236, 25384476; Product type e: enzyme): MVDYEREEEHTTPEQPKRSKKGYFLSSLIGVIVGAVLMAFIMPYLSNEGLDTGALDQQQNNNGRESIRTVNVSVNNAVTKIVSNMSPAVVGVVNIQKSDIWGESGEAGSGSGVIYKKNDHSAYVVTNHHVIEGASQIEISLKDGSRVSADLVGSDQLMDLAVLRVKSDKIKAVADFGNSDKVKSGEPVIAIGNPLGLEFAGSVTQGVISGTERAIPVDSNGDGQPDWNAEVLQTDAAINPGNSGGALLNMDGKVIGINSMKIAESAVEGIGLSIPSKLVIPVIEDLERYGKVKRPFLGIEMKSLSDIASYHWDETLKLPKNVTNGAVVMGVDAFSPAGKAGLKELDVITEFDGYKVNDIVDLRKRLYQKKVGDRVKVKFYRGGKEKSVDIKLSSADQLGS, encoded by the coding sequence ATGGTGGATTACGAACGTGAGGAAGAACATACTACTCCTGAACAGCCAAAGAGAAGCAAAAAAGGATATTTTCTTTCGAGTCTGATTGGCGTGATTGTCGGTGCCGTATTAATGGCGTTTATCATGCCGTACCTTTCAAATGAAGGGCTGGATACAGGCGCCTTAGATCAGCAGCAAAACAACAATGGCCGGGAATCAATCAGGACGGTGAATGTCAGTGTCAACAATGCCGTCACCAAGATTGTCAGCAATATGTCGCCCGCCGTTGTCGGTGTTGTGAACATCCAAAAATCAGATATTTGGGGAGAGAGCGGCGAGGCTGGGAGCGGCTCTGGCGTCATCTATAAGAAAAATGACCATTCCGCTTATGTCGTGACCAACCATCATGTCATCGAAGGCGCTTCCCAAATTGAAATCAGCTTGAAAGACGGCTCACGTGTATCAGCTGATCTTGTCGGCAGCGACCAGCTGATGGACCTTGCCGTTTTACGGGTGAAAAGCGATAAGATTAAAGCAGTCGCTGATTTCGGAAATTCAGATAAAGTGAAGTCTGGGGAGCCGGTTATTGCGATCGGGAACCCGTTAGGCCTTGAGTTTGCAGGCTCTGTCACACAAGGCGTCATCTCGGGTACGGAGAGGGCGATCCCAGTAGATTCAAACGGTGATGGACAGCCTGACTGGAACGCTGAAGTCCTGCAAACAGATGCGGCCATTAACCCTGGGAACAGCGGCGGCGCTTTGTTAAATATGGATGGGAAGGTCATTGGCATCAATTCAATGAAAATTGCCGAGTCAGCGGTTGAAGGGATTGGCCTGTCCATTCCGTCTAAGCTCGTGATCCCTGTGATAGAGGATTTAGAGAGATACGGAAAGGTCAAACGCCCGTTCCTTGGCATTGAGATGAAATCGCTAAGTGACATCGCAAGCTATCATTGGGATGAAACATTAAAGCTTCCTAAGAACGTCACCAATGGAGCGGTTGTGATGGGTGTAGACGCCTTTTCACCTGCCGGAAAAGCGGGGCTGAAGGAACTGGATGTCATCACGGAATTTGACGGATACAAAGTAAATGATATTGTTGACCTGCGAAAACGGCTTTATCAGAAAAAAGTCGGTGACCGGGTGAAGGTGAAGTTTTATCGCGGCGGAAAAGAAAAATCTGTTGATATCAAGCTGTCCTCCGCAGACCAATTAGGCAGTTAA
- the rocR gene encoding transcriptional regulator (NtrC/NifA family) (Evidence 1a: Function from experimental evidences in the studied strain; PubMedId: 9194709, 12533460, 12634342, 23869754; Product type r: regulator): MVKDSEFLTLVFQSILDEIDVGLHVVDEHGNTIVYNNKMMQIEDMEKHDVLNKNLMDVFMFSKQQDSTLVQALQEGKTIKNVKQSYFNNKGQEITTINHTYPIVQDGKIRGAVEIAKDVTKLERLIRENMNKKGSTTYTFDSILGTSPAIQDVIENAKRATRTSSSVLLAGETGTGKELFAQSIHNGSDRSGGPFISQNCAALPDSLVESILFGTKKGAFTGAVDQPGLFEQAHGGTLLLDEINSLNLSLQAKLLRALQERKIRRIGSTKDTPIDVRIIATMNEDPIDAIAGERMRKDLYYRLSVVTLIIPPLRERKEDILLLASEFIQKNNHLFQMNVEHISDDVKQFFLSYDWPGNIRELEHMIEGAMNFMTDEQTITASHLPYQYRMKIKPADIPEPETPRHQPAADLKEKMESFEKYVIENVLRKHGHNISKAAQELGISRQSLQYRLKKFSHSSNE, translated from the coding sequence GTGGTCAAAGACAGCGAATTCCTCACATTGGTTTTTCAGAGTATTTTAGATGAAATCGATGTTGGCCTGCACGTGGTAGACGAGCATGGAAACACAATCGTTTATAACAATAAAATGATGCAGATTGAAGATATGGAGAAGCATGACGTCTTGAATAAAAACCTGATGGATGTGTTTATGTTTTCAAAGCAGCAGGACAGCACACTGGTACAGGCTCTTCAGGAAGGCAAGACGATTAAAAACGTCAAACAGAGCTATTTCAATAATAAAGGCCAGGAAATTACGACGATCAATCATACATATCCCATCGTCCAAGACGGCAAAATCAGGGGCGCCGTTGAAATTGCCAAGGATGTGACAAAGCTGGAACGGCTGATCAGGGAGAATATGAACAAAAAAGGCAGCACAACCTATACGTTTGACAGTATTCTCGGCACCAGTCCGGCCATTCAAGACGTCATCGAAAACGCCAAGCGGGCAACCCGTACGTCATCATCTGTCCTTCTAGCAGGCGAAACCGGCACGGGAAAAGAACTGTTCGCGCAAAGTATCCATAATGGAAGCGATCGTTCTGGCGGCCCGTTTATTTCGCAAAACTGCGCGGCACTGCCAGACAGCCTTGTGGAAAGCATTTTGTTTGGGACGAAAAAAGGCGCGTTTACCGGCGCTGTCGACCAGCCCGGCCTGTTTGAACAAGCCCACGGCGGCACACTGCTGTTAGATGAAATCAACTCGCTGAATCTCAGCCTTCAGGCGAAGCTGCTGCGCGCCCTTCAAGAACGGAAAATCAGGCGCATCGGTTCAACAAAGGATACACCGATTGACGTACGTATTATTGCCACGATGAATGAAGACCCAATTGATGCAATTGCAGGCGAACGAATGCGGAAGGACTTGTATTACAGGCTGAGTGTCGTCACACTGATCATCCCGCCGCTTCGGGAACGAAAAGAAGACATTTTGCTTCTCGCGTCGGAGTTCATCCAGAAAAACAACCATCTGTTCCAAATGAATGTTGAACACATCAGCGATGACGTGAAGCAATTTTTCCTTTCTTATGACTGGCCGGGAAATATTCGCGAGCTTGAGCATATGATCGAAGGCGCAATGAATTTCATGACGGACGAGCAAACGATTACGGCTTCCCATCTGCCCTATCAATACCGCATGAAAATCAAGCCGGCTGACATCCCAGAGCCGGAAACACCAAGACACCAGCCAGCCGCGGACTTAAAAGAAAAAATGGAAAGCTTCGAAAAATATGTGATAGAGAACGTGTTAAGAAAACACGGCCATAACATCTCGAAAGCTGCTCAGGAGCTTGGCATCAGCAGACAAAGCCTCCAATATCGGCTGAAGAAATTTTCTCACTCGTCTAACGAATAA